The Mucilaginibacter gracilis genomic interval GGAAGGGGCTGCCTTTAATGTTTTCGAATAACAGTGCCGGGCCCTGGTTTTCATACACGCGCAGGTGTATGGCGGCCATTTCTAAATAAGGGTCAACCTGTTGTTTAATGCGAATAAGGTGTCCGTTTTGCTCCAGATCGGCAATGCATGATTGTAAGCTTTTGTAACCCATATGTGGCCTTAGTATTTATGCGGTGAAGTTAAAATTAAATAAGCTAATGGGGTAACGTTCGTTTAATTGTGATTAATTGATGATATTTATATATGGGTATCAGCGAAATTTTAACCATCACCATTGTACTTGCTGCTGTTTTTGCTTACATTAACCATAGGCTTATTAAGTGGCCGCCAACCATCGGTATCATGGTGCTATCGCTGGGTACATCTATGGTTTTGGCTGCGCTGGGTAAGGTGCATCCCTTTTTAACAGACAAGGCTTTGCAATTGGCCTCCTCAATTGATTTTAGGGATGTGCTGATGAATTTTATGCTGAGTTTTTTATTATTTGCCGGTGCAATACATATTGATGCCGCTAAGTTAAAAAAACAGGCCTGGCCGGTTTTGCTGTTATCAACCCTGGGCATACTCATATCTACCGTGCTGATAGGTGCCTTTACCTGGTACTTGTTTATTTTGTTTAGCCTGCCTATTCCGTTTATATATTGCCTTTTGTTTGGCGCGCTTATATCGCCAACAGACCCGATAGCCGTTTTGGCGATACTTAAAGAAGCTAAAATTCCCGAATCGCTTGAGGTGAAAATTTCCGGCGAATCGTTATTTAATGATGGTGTTGCTGTAGTTGTATTTATTACCCTATTTGAGGCAGCACGCTCGGGTACGGCAGATGTTTCGGCACTGGCTATCGGGCAACTGTTTTTACAGGAAGCCATAGGCGGTTTACTGTTTGGAGTTGCGCTGGGTTATGTAGGCTATTTTGCCCTCCGTAGCATTGATGATTATAAGGTTGAGGTATTAATAACCCTCGCTATTGTAATGGGAGGCTATTTTGTAGCCGGGCACTTACATGTATCGGGCCCGTTAGCGATGGTTGTTGCGGGTATTATTACCGGGAATAAAGTTAGGGACGGCGCATTATCCGACGTTAGCCGCGATTATTTAGGAAAGTTTTGGGAACTTATTGACGAGATATTGAATGCTATCCTTTTTTTGCTGATAGGATTAGAGATGCTCATTATAAAAATTAGCATAACGGTATTATTAATTGGTGTACTGTCGATAGTATTGGTTTTACTGGCGCGCTGGGTTTCGGTGTTTTTCCCGGTGATGTTGTTGCGCTATAAAATTAAATTCGAAAAGCACGCCATATCTATTTTAACCTGGGGCGGCTTGCGGGGTGGCCTCTCGGTTGCATTGGCACTTTCGTTAACTACGGCCATGCACCGCGACGAATTTGTGCTGATTACCTACGTGGTAGTTGTGTTTTCGATACTGGTGCAGGGCCTAAGCATTGGCAATATTGCACGGCGACTACTGAAAAAGGCACACTAAAATAAATGATGAAAACATTAAAATATATCCCATTACTGTTATTGTTGATGGCCTGCCATCAGCAGCAGGTTAAAACCACAATTGTTACCGATAGTACCAAGGTGGTTACTAAAGTTAGCAGCCCCGTTGATACTAACCTGATAACCCAGCCCTGCGCCGTTGTTATAGAGCCAAGTATTAAGTTGATAGATAAAGTTAAAAAGCGACACCAAAATAAAGAAGACTATAACACTATTGTTGATGACAACGTGTATTACATGTCGCAATCCGAACATTACCTTGATTCGGTTAAAGCAAAAAAGGTTGAGCGCGATTCGGAAGGAGCCATAACGTTTAAAACGTTGCGAGGGCAGACTTACGTGATGAAACTGGATACCATTTTTTTTGGTGTAATGCTATTTAACGGGAAAGGCAAACCAATTATGGCAGATATAACCGATCTGCAAGCCGATTACCAAAAGTACATGAAGGAATAAGTGCCCGTATCAATTATAAACAAACTCGCCGTACTCCGATTGTATGGTTACTTGCTTTTTATCGGCAGCTTCTACATGGCCTATAATCTGTGCATCAATACCGAAACTTTGCGATATTTTTATCAAATCGGCAGCAATGCTTTCGGGCACGTAAAGCTCCATGCGGTGGCCCATGTTAAATACCTTATACATTTCTTGCCAACTGGTTTGCGATTCTTGCTGTATAAGCTTGAACAACGGAGGTGTGGCAAAAAGGTTGTTTTTAATAATATGCAGGTTATCAATAAAATGCAGCACTTTGGTTTGCGCGCCGCCGCTGCAATGTACCATGCCATTTATTTGGCTGCGGTAGCCATCTAAAATGGTTTTAATAACCGGGGCATAGGTACGGGTTGGCGATAGCACCAGTTTGCCCGCGGTAATGTTCTGATTGTTACCGATACTAATTTCATCGGTTAGTTTTTTTGAACCGGAGAATACCAGGTCGGCGGGAACAGCCGGGTCAAAACTTTCGGGATAGTTGTTAGCGATAGATTTATCGAAAACATCGTGCCGTGCTGACGTTAAACCGTTTGAGCCCATGCCTCCATTATATTCGGTTTCGTAAGTTGCCTGGCCGTAAGATGCCAGTCCAACTATTACATCGCCGGGTTGTATGCGGTCGTTTGATATTACGTCGGCGCGTTTCATTCGGCAGGTTACTGTACTATCTACAATAATGGTACGTACCAGGTCGCCAACGTCGGCAGTTTCGCCGCCGGTTGAGTGTATGCCTATGCCTTGCGACCGCAATTCTTCTAAAATTTCTTCGGTACCATTAATAATGGCTGCAATA includes:
- a CDS encoding AIR synthase related protein codes for the protein MVSSQRYDQRGVSASKDDVHRAIQKIDKGIFPKAFCKIIPDILGNDPEYCNIMHADGAGTKSSLAYTYWKETGDISVWRGIAQDAIIMNLDDLLCVGATDGILLSSTIGRNKNLINGDIIAAIINGTEEILEELRSQGIGIHSTGGETADVGDLVRTIIVDSTVTCRMKRADVISNDRIQPGDVIVGLASYGQATYETEYNGGMGSNGLTSARHDVFDKSIANNYPESFDPAVPADLVFSGSKKLTDEISIGNNQNITAGKLVLSPTRTYAPVIKTILDGYRSQINGMVHCSGGAQTKVLHFIDNLHIIKNNLFATPPLFKLIQQESQTSWQEMYKVFNMGHRMELYVPESIAADLIKISQSFGIDAQIIGHVEAADKKQVTIQSEYGEFVYN
- a CDS encoding cation:proton antiporter, giving the protein MGISEILTITIVLAAVFAYINHRLIKWPPTIGIMVLSLGTSMVLAALGKVHPFLTDKALQLASSIDFRDVLMNFMLSFLLFAGAIHIDAAKLKKQAWPVLLLSTLGILISTVLIGAFTWYLFILFSLPIPFIYCLLFGALISPTDPIAVLAILKEAKIPESLEVKISGESLFNDGVAVVVFITLFEAARSGTADVSALAIGQLFLQEAIGGLLFGVALGYVGYFALRSIDDYKVEVLITLAIVMGGYFVAGHLHVSGPLAMVVAGIITGNKVRDGALSDVSRDYLGKFWELIDEILNAILFLLIGLEMLIIKISITVLLIGVLSIVLVLLARWVSVFFPVMLLRYKIKFEKHAISILTWGGLRGGLSVALALSLTTAMHRDEFVLITYVVVVFSILVQGLSIGNIARRLLKKAH